A window of Equus caballus isolate H_3958 breed thoroughbred chromosome 10, TB-T2T, whole genome shotgun sequence contains these coding sequences:
- the LYRM2 gene encoding LYR motif-containing protein 2 has product MATSRLPPATLTLKQFMRRQQVLLLYRRILQAIRQVPNDSDRQYLKDWAREEFKRNKSATEEDAIRMMITQGNMQLKELEKTLALAKS; this is encoded by the exons ATGGCGACTTCCCGCTTACCCCCAGCGACGCTGACGCTAAAGCAG TTCATGAGAAGGCAGCAAGTTCTCCTGCTCTACAGAAGGATTCTGCAAGCAATTCGGCAGGTGCCGAATGATTCTGATCGCCAGTACTTGAAGGACTGGGCAAGGGAAgaattcaaaagaaacaaaagtgcCACCGAAGAG GACGCAATCCGGATGATGATTACTCAAGGCAATATGCAGCTCAAGGAGTTAGAAAAAACACTTGCCTTAGCCAAATCTTAA